The genome window AGTAACCTCGGATTCGGCAGCTCCTTAACCCCAATCGTCGTCCGAGCGGGTGCATTCGCCCGATCCGGCCAGACCTTATTCCACTCCTCGTTCATCCCCGCGTAGTTCTGCGGCAGGTCGATCAGGAAAACCGTCGCGTCGACGATGTTTTGCAGCCCGCCGCGGCCGTGTGTCGCGCCGTGGATGATGCCCTCAATGTTGCGCAGGACTGCAGCTGTCTGGGCGCGAATATCGAGAGTCCAGGTGCCGTCTGCGTGTTCGGTCACACCGTCCCAGGTGCCGTCGCCGCGGCGGGAAGAGGTGCCG of Aspergillus fumigatus Af293 chromosome 2, whole genome shotgun sequence contains these proteins:
- a CDS encoding RidA family protein, giving the protein MSNGTPYFLPAEKAQGLANYPHARFAPTTAHRTLYVSGTSSRRGDGTWDGVTEHADGTWTLDIRAQTAAVLRNIEGIIHGATHGRGGLQNIVDATVFLIDLPQNYAGMNEEWNKVWPDRANAPARTTIGVKELPNPRLLVEIKCTAVVAL